A region of Mauremys mutica isolate MM-2020 ecotype Southern chromosome 2, ASM2049712v1, whole genome shotgun sequence DNA encodes the following proteins:
- the LOC123364387 gene encoding uncharacterized protein LOC123364387 produces the protein MCKVEKEVNGELKPCSFKTSEASVMKSFNLWQHLKCNHPENYAALFTKKDQEDEAKQKADAAKQRSSGSLKTPGEKIFCRASSEKKPKIEQTKHDSYLKSSKVTVTVDANTFCEGLIEMVCLSSTPLTTFRLKNKGFQKIAGEMGRQLGVFMGHDAVCHLVVGTAEFGCEELKKALEQKLYYLKMDVATYGNRNFLAINTQYYEDGKDKAVVKTLDIINTEGHHNSLYVKSQVKAILEKIGISEMQVLSICINNAENMTCVFKNFSEDNETISTSENRDVDRTEAILPDEGTKGMDEVELNIDAAAQWVNDPSLILPTWLHEDDSKSN, from the coding sequence ATGTGCAAGGTAGAAAAGGAAGTGAATGGTGAGCTCAAACCATGTAGCTTCAAGACAAGTGAAGCAAGTGTCATGAAAAGTTTCAACCTTTGGCAGCATTTAAAATGTAACCATCCTGAAAACTATGCGGCTCTGTTTACAAAAAAGGACCAGGAAGATGAGGCAAAACAGAAAGCTGACGCAGCTAAACAACGTTCATCTGgctctttgaaaactcctggAGAAAAGATCTTTTGCAGAGCTTCATCTGAAAAGAAACCCAAAATTGAGCAAACAAAACATGACTCATATTTGAAGTCCTCAAAGGTTACAGTCACCGTGGATGCCAATACTTTCTGTGAAGGGCTGATTGAAATGGTTTGCTTGAGTTCAACACCGCTCACTACCTTCAGGCTAAAGAACAAAGGATTCCAAAAAATTGCAGGTGAAATGGGTCGGCAGCTTGGTGTTTTTATGGGGCATGATGCAGTTTGTCATTTAGTTGTCGGCACAGCTGAGTTTGGTTGCGAAGAGCTCAAGAAAGCTTTGGAGCAAAAATTGTACTACCTGAAAATGGATGTGGCAACCTATGGAAACAGAAATTTCCTTGCAATCAATACTCAGTACTATGAAGACGGAAAAGATAAAGCTGTGGTAAAAACCTTGGACATAATCAACACTGAAGGGCATCACAATTCTTTGTACGTGAAAAGTCAAGTAAAAGCTATTTTAGAAAAAATTGGGATCAGTGAAAtgcaagtgctgagcatctgcattAACAAtgcagaaaacatgacctgtgtcTTCAAAAATTTCAGTGAGGACAATGAAACCATTTCTACCTCTGAGAATAGGGATGTGGACAGAACTGAAGCTATTTTGCCCGATGAAGGAACTAAAGGAATGGATGAAGTCGAACTCAACATAGATGCTGCTGCGCAATGGGTTAATGACCCTAGCCTCATACTTCCAACATGGCTTCATGAGGATGACTCAAAGTCCAACTGA